A DNA window from Suncus etruscus isolate mSunEtr1 chromosome 8, mSunEtr1.pri.cur, whole genome shotgun sequence contains the following coding sequences:
- the LOC126015655 gene encoding eukaryotic translation initiation factor 2 subunit 3, X-linked-like has product MAGEEVGVTLGQPHLSRQDLSTLDVTKLTPLSHEVISRQATINIGTISHVAHGKSTVVKAISGVHTVRFKNELERNITIKLGYANAKIYKLDDPSCPRPECYRSCGSSTPDEFPTDIPGTKGNFKLVRHVSFVDCPGHDILMATMLNGAAVMDAALLLIAGNESCPQPQTSEHLAAIEIMKLKHILILQNKIDLVKESQAKEQYEQILAFVQGTVAEGASIIPISAQLKYNIEVVCEYIVKKIPVPPRDFTSEPRLIVIRSFDVNKPGCEVDDLKGGVAGGSILKGVLKVGQEIEVRPGIVSKDSEGKLMCKPIFSKIVSLFAEHNDLQYAAPGGLIGVGTKIDPTLCRADRMVGQVLGAIEALPEIFTELEISYFLLRRLLGVRTEGDKKAAKVQKLSKNEVLRVNIGSLSTGGRVSAVKADLGKIVLTNPVCTEVGEKIALSRRVEKHWRLIGWGQIRRGVTIKPTVDDD; this is encoded by the coding sequence ATGGCAGGGGAAGAGGTTGGCGTGactttgggtcagccacatcttTCTCGCCAGGATCTCTCCACGTTGGATGTTACTAAGCTGACACCACTTTCACATGAAGTTATCAGTAGACAAGCTACAATTAATATAGGTACCATCAGTCACGTAGCCCATGGGAAATCCACAGTTGTAAAAGCTATTTCTGGAGTTCACACTGTCAGATTCAAAAATGAACTTGAAAGAAATATTACCATCAAACTTGGATATGCTAATGCTAAGATTTATAAACTTGATGACCCAAGCTGTCCTCGTCCAGAATGCTATAGATCCTGTGGAAGTAGTACACCTGATGAATTTCCAACAGACATTCCAGGAACTAAAGGGAACTTCAAATTAgtcagacatgtttcctttgttGACTGTCCTGGTCACGATATTTTGATGGCAACTATGCTTAATGGTGCAGCAGTGATGGATGCAGCTCTTCTACTGATAGCTGGCAATGAATCTTGCCCCCAGCCTCAAACATCTGAACACCTGGCTGCCATAGAAATCATGAAACTGAAGCATATTTTGattctacaaaataaaattgatttggtCAAAGAAAGCCAAGCTAAGGAACAGTATGAACAGATTCTTGCATTTGTTCAAGGCACAGTAGCTGAAGGAGCCTCTATTATTCCAATTTCTGCTCAGTTAAAATACAATATTGAAGTTGTCTGTGAGTACATCGTGAAGAAGATTCCGGTACCTCCAAGAGACTTCACCTCAGAGCCCCGACTTATTGTTATTAGATCCTTTGATGTCAACAAACCTGGCTGTGAAGTTGATGACCTTAAAGGGGGTGTTGCTGGTGGTAGTATTCTCAAAGGAGTATTAAAGGTGGGCCAAGAGATAGAAGTCAGACCTGGGATTGTTTCTAAAGATAGTGAAGGGAAACTCATGTGTAAGCCAATTTTTTCCAAAATCGTATCACTTTTTGCGGAGCATAATGATCTTCAGTATGCTGCTCCAGGCGGTCTGATTGGAGTGGGCACAAAAATTGACCCCACTTTGTGCCGAGCTGACAGAATGGTGGGGCAGGTACTTGGTGCCATTGAAGCTTTACCTGAGATCTTCACAGAACTGGAAATTTCCTATTTCCTACTTAGACGGCTTCTAGGTGTCCGCACTGAAGGAGACAAGAAAGCAGCAAAGGTGCAAAAGCTGTCGAAGAATGAAGTTCTTAGGGTGAACATAGGATCCTTGTCAACAGGAGGAAGAGTTAGTGCAGTGAAAGCTGATTTGGGAAAAATTGTTCTGACTAATCCTGTGTGCACGGAAGTAGGAGAAAAGATTGCACTGAGCCGAAGAGTTGAGAAGCACTGGCGTTTAATTGGTTGGGGACAAATAAGAAGAGGGGTGACAATCAAACCCACAGTAGACGATGACTGA